A portion of the Armatimonadota bacterium genome contains these proteins:
- a CDS encoding PEP-CTERM sorting domain-containing protein yields MVYLRSVRSLFFVASLSALTALSYADFGGPMFKVIASNAAGTGSFEAQYDSQYVTNSGQGYFWSLPEQVDIRNDAQEIIATLMGAVIYYSNDPLISLGFSVGAGASTTHFSIWSATMSFATIANPTGQTSAGVTVTDVLGDTASFTGSASGTNSYRALYNGVPGSEFHSALASFGVGANGSLTHNDNYGWVNVGAPVSDMTAHWDFRLSSFDFAGGTSRYEVLPVPEPSMLAALALGFVGCLRRRR; encoded by the coding sequence ATGGTGTATTTGCGCTCGGTTCGTTCGCTATTTTTCGTCGCGTCCTTGTCCGCTTTGACGGCGTTGTCCTATGCCGACTTCGGCGGGCCCATGTTCAAGGTCATTGCCTCCAACGCTGCCGGCACCGGCTCCTTTGAGGCTCAATACGATTCCCAATATGTGACCAACTCGGGACAGGGCTACTTCTGGTCGCTGCCTGAGCAGGTTGACATCAGGAACGACGCTCAAGAGATCATCGCCACGTTGATGGGCGCGGTCATCTACTATTCCAACGACCCTCTGATCAGCCTCGGTTTTTCGGTGGGAGCAGGCGCCTCGACGACGCACTTCTCGATTTGGTCGGCAACGATGTCGTTCGCAACGATCGCCAACCCCACGGGCCAGACGAGCGCCGGAGTCACGGTGACCGACGTCTTGGGCGATACGGCCAGCTTCACTGGCAGCGCCTCCGGAACGAATTCTTATCGCGCGCTCTACAACGGTGTGCCTGGCTCTGAGTTTCATTCGGCTCTGGCTTCTTTTGGGGTTGGTGCAAACGGCTCGCTGACGCACAACGACAACTACGGTTGGGTCAACGTCGGAGCACCGGTGAGCGACATGACGGCACATTGGGACTTCCGCTTGTCGTCGTTCGACTTTGCTGGCGGAACCTCCCGGTACGAGGTGTTGCCGGTTCCGGAGCCGTCAATGCTCGCGGCCCTTGCTCTCGGATTCGTGGGCTGTCTGCGGCGGCGGCGCTGA